AGTACAGCCGACATAGAAGAAGGTTGCCGGTATCTTCTCAGCATAGAAAGCAAAGTCTTCTGAGGGGGCTTGCTTAGGGCTTTCCTCCAGCTCAACCCCTGGCACATTCATATCTTCCAAGGCTTTCCACACTCGCTCAGTCACTCCTTCGTCATTATGAAGCACTGGATAATCATAAGCAAAATCCAAATCAACATCCACCTGATACATCTCCCGAATCCCATCAGCAAAGTGATGCATGTATTTCATAATCGTCTCAGATGCCTGCGTGGACATCGTTCGCACATCCCCGTCCAATTGCACATGATCGTTAATCACATTCGCTTGGCCCGTCCCATCGAAATTACCAATCGTAAAGACAGCCATATCAAAAGGATCAATCCGTCGACTAATCATCGACTGAACATTCGTGACAAAAGCAGCCGCTGCCACAATCGCATCATTGGCTTGATGCGGACTCGAGCCGTGTCCAGATTTACCGCGAACCGTCATAGAAAAGTTCGAGCGACCAGTCTGCACATTCCCCTTACGCACTTGAACTATCCCCGTTTGCGCATTGGTCATGACATGAATACCAAACATCGCCTCCACATCATCTAATAAACCAGACTCTAGAATCGTCTTCGCTCCACCCGGCGAAACTTCTTCGGCTGGCTGATGAACGATTTTGACCGTGCCTTTAATTTGATCCTTTAACTCAATCAGCGACTCAGCCAAAATTAATAAGTACGCAGTATGGCCATCATGCCCACACGCATGCATGACACCATCCACCTTTGATGCAAAAGGCAAACCAGTATCCTCTTGAATAGGCAAGGCATCAAAGTCCGCCCGCAAAGCAATCGTTGGACCCGCTTGGCCTCCTTGAATCGTCACAACACTCCCATTCATCCCACCAACGTTTGTCTCAATGCCATCATGCGGCAAATCCTTGTAGAAATCCACAATATATTGCCCCGTCTTCTCTTCCTCAAAAGACAACTCCGGATGCTCATGCAAATAACGCCGAATATCAATCATCCGCTCCGTCTTCGCATCAATCTTCTCAAACAATTGCTCCTTTAAACTCATATAAATCCCTTCTTCTATTATTATATAATCATGATACGCCTCTTTAAATCAATTGTCTAGGCTCGCCTAAAAATAAAAAGTTTTATAAAATTGCTAATAATAAGCGTCAGGATAAGCCTGAAACCCAAGTCGGACATAAAACATATGCCCTGCTATGGTTATGAGTTGGAATTCGTAAGGCGGACGCTCGCAAAAAAACACAGTGAAGACCTATCCGGATAATCCGCAATCTTTTGACTGTCGTGGTAGACACCTACCACGACAGTCTGCACACCCCTGAATGACGTGGTAGACACCTACCACGATAGTCTGCGCACCCCTGAATGACGTGGTAGACACCTGCCACGATAGTCTGCACACCCCTGAATGACGTGGTAGACACCTACCACGATAGTCAACTTCCTGCACCATGCCAAAAACGCTCTCCTCCAGTAAATAAAGCTACAAAATCAGATCCATGCACCAATTCCACTCAGTTAGCCCACCCATACTAAGTTCAGCTCACCAACAAAAGATCAGCACCTTCCTCGGATTAAATAAAGATTGATGCCACGGCGGTCGTCGTGGCTTCCTTATCTTAATTTAGAGTTTGTGCCCCAAATTTCATTGAGGGAAAGAAGCGCAGGCTACGGATATGCCACTTTGACTAATTCTGACTATCGTGGTAGACACCTACCACGATAGTCTGCACACCCCTGAATGGCGTGGTACCCATCCACCACGCAAATCAAGCTAAGGTCATCCTCCTAAGCCTCCAACCGCTTACATCACCATCTTCTACCCTCCATCCCAGCAGACCACCCCAACGCAGCAAAAAACCTACTGCCTTCCACAGTAGGTTTCCACAAATTATGCGTCAAAACGCTTAATGTCTGCTAATATTTCAATGCCTAGTTCATCCATTCGCTTCGGCAAGGCTTCGATAATATCAGGTCCGGCCATTGGATTGGCATAATTTACTGAACCGATTTGAACCGCTGTTGCACCAACCATCAACATTTCTAGCACGTCGTCTACAGTTGAAATACCGCCTACGCCGATTACCGGAATATCAACCGTACTAGCAATTTGGTGCACCATACGCAAGGCGATATGCTTCAAGCTTGAGCCGGATAAACCGCCGGTCACATTGCCTAGCATTGGTTGGCCGGTTTCAACATTGATGGCCAAGCCGGTCACAGTATTGATTGCGGTAATCGCGTCAGCACCTGCTTCTTCAACTGCTTTAGCAATAACCGTAATGTCGGTAACATTGGGAGTCAATTTCACGTATAGAGGCACCGTGATAACTGCTTTGACCTTGCGGACTAATTGGGCCACAATATCGGGATCGGTACCAAAGGTGATGCCGCCTTCTTTAACGTTTGGACAAGATACGTTTAATTCGATAGCTTTCACATTTTCCGCTTGAGTAATTTGCTCACATACGGCGATGTAATCTTCTTCTGTAGAGCCAGCCACACTAGCAATAATCGGCAAGTCGAATTGGGCTAAGAAAGGCAATTTCTCCGCCATAACAACGTCAATTCCCGGGTTTTTCAAGCCCACCGCGTTCAAAATACCATCTTTCGTATGAGCATATTTAGGGTCAGGGTTGCCTAGACGCTCTTCTAAGGTCGTACTTTTGATAACTAATGAGCCGAGGAGGCCGAGGTCATACTTCTCTGAAAGACTTTCACCATAGCCTACACAGCCAGAAGCTGGAATGATTGGATTCTTCAACGTCATGCCTGGTAATTGAACTTCTAAACGGTTTGTCATTTATTCATTCTCCCTTTCAAATTTAACTTCTCCTCCAACAATCGTCATTTCAATCAGTCCATTGAAGCTTTCTCCGGTAAATGGACTATTTTGTGATTTGGATGCAAAGTTTGTCGCTGTATAAGTTTTCTCTAAATCAATTACGGTTAGGTCTGCATCATAGCCGACTTCTAAACGGCCTTTATTTAAGCCCATAATCTCTGCTGGGCGACTACTCATCAAGCGGGCGACAAGTTCTAGCGGTTGCCCATATTCTTCCACAAGGACCTTGTAAGTAATGGGGAAAGCTGTTTCCAAGCCAATCATACCTGGTGAGCCATTGGCTTTATCTTCAGCCGAATGAGGGGCGTGGTCCGTCGCAATCGCATCGACTGTGCCGTCCAGAATGCCTGCAATTAAAGCCTCCACATCAGCTTTCGCCCGAATCGGTGGGTGGACTTTATAATCGGAATCGTACAAGTAAATGTGGTGTGGCGTCACTTCCATCGTCACCGGCCAACCCTTGGCCTTGCCGTAACGCACTGCGTCAAGAGAATCTTCCGTAGACACGTGGCAGAAATGTACTGGGTTACCAATCTTGCCGGCGAAATATACGTCGCGCCAAGTATGCACATCTTCTGCGTAGCGATAATCAATTTCGGAAAGCTCTTTATCTTCTTCATGAATCATAATTCCTAAGCCCTTATCACGCAAAATCTCGAAAAGCTCAAAGGTCTGCTTGTTATTGAATAAGCCAAAGCCGTCATCGGAAAGGAATTTCACGGATTCAGGAATGGTCGCAAAGTCCACAAATTCTTCGCCCGCTAGGTTTTTACTGACGGCATAGTTTTGGAAGATGTTGATTAAGTCCAGCTCCTTGCCCCGGGCCATAATATCTTCGTATACTTCCGGAGTGTCTACCACCGGTTTCGTATTGGCCATCAAATTCACCGTCCCAAAGCCTCCTTGCAGGGCAGCTTGAGAACCGGAGGCCAAGTCTTCCTTATAAGTAAAGCCAGGGTCACGAAAATGCGCGTGCAGTTCCACAAAAGCGGGCATGACTACCTTGCCGGTAGCGTCAATAACCCGTTCCCCGTCAGCGGCTGGTAAGTCTTGGCCGATGGCTACGATTTGACCGTCTTTCAATTGAATATCTGCTTGATAGGACGCATGGGCATCAACTAGGCGTCCGTTCTTAATTAAAGTCATTTAATCTCCTCCGCATCATATAAGTGATCACAATATTCACAAGCATAAACACTCTCTTCAGCATCCACTAAGACAAAACTAGGTTGAGCGTAGCGCTCTGTTTGCGTAATGCAACGCGGGTTCGTACAAGACAAGTAGGAATGAATGCGCTCAGGCAGTTCGACAGAGCCTTTCTTAATAATTTGACCGTTTTGGATGTAGTTGACGGTAATATGTGGGTCAACCACGCCTAGAATATCAAAGTCCATATGGGTTAAATCGCCTTGAATTTTGATAATGTCTTTGCGACCTTGCAGTTGACTATCCACATTCATCATCAAGGCCACCCGGTCATCGAACTGATCGAGCCGGAGCAAATTGAAAATCTTAATCCCATGCCCAGGATGAATGTGGTCAATGACAATACCATTCTCAATAGAGGTTACTTCTAACATTTATTTCACTCCTAACAATTTCAAGATTAGCGCCATCCGCACCTTCACACCATAACCCACTTGGTCGAAATACTTCGCCCGAGGGTCTGCGTCGACTTCCACATGAATTTCATTCACCCGTGGGAGGGGATGAAGAATAGCTAGGTCTGCTTTAGCCAACTTCAACTTATATATATCAAGAATATAACTATCTTTCAAGCGCTCATAATCCGCCTCGTTGAAGAAACGCTCTTTTTGAACCCGCGTCATATACAAGACATCCAGTTGATCAATCACATGCTCTAAACGCTCTTCCATCACAAATTCAACATTCTGCTGCTTCAAGAGCATCAGAATATAATCTGGCACTACCAACTCTTCCGGCGATATAAGCACAAAGCGGTTATTCGGATATTGAATCATCATGTGAATGAGTGAATGAACCGTCCGGCCAAACTTCAAATCTCCACATAGGCCAATCGTCAAGCCTTCTAAAGTCCCTTTCGTCTCTAGAATCGTCAATAAGTCCGTTAACGTTTGCGTCGGATGCTGATGACCGCCGTCCCCAGCATTAATAAGCGGCACGCCACTAGCTTGACGGGCAATCATGGCACTCCCTTCCTTAGGATGGCGCATAGCGATAATATCCGTATACTGAGAGACCGTCCGAATCGTATCGGCTAAAGTTTCCCCTTTGGCAGTTGACGAAGAACTCGCTTCCGAAAAGCCAATACTTGACCCACCTAAACGCCGAATCGCCGATTCGAAACTTAAGCGGGTACGGGTCGAAGGCTCAAAAAAAAGTGTCCCTAAAATGATACCATCACATAAATGTGAATAATCATTGGGACACTTAATTATTTCCTGCGCTAAAGTCAATACTTCATTGATTTCAGAAACAGAAAAGTCATTGATATTAATAAGATGATTGCTTGCTAATGCCATAGCATACTCCCCTTTCAAATAATGCTCAAATTGTTAGTATTCTACCTTGACTATTTAAAAGTGTCAAGATAAGTTTTATGAGAAAATGAGGATAATTTTCAAAGGGAGTATGCTTACTGAGGTTTCACACCTCCTTGCACTCCATCTACTTCAATGTTTACTTGCAATTCAAATCTGTTCAGCTACCAGCTCCGATGCACTTACGTTGCCCTTAACCCATGGTCTGTCCTTGCAGGCTTTGCAGGCGATACATATCGTAGTAAGTCCCCTCTTGGGCAATTAAGGCATCATGCTGACCAGATTCGATAATCTTACCGTGTTCTAGCACGAAGATTTGATCGGCATCCTTTATCGTTGATAAGCGATGGGCAATGACAATTAGCGTATGCTTTTGGCGAATTTGGCCTAAGCTTTCTTGAATTTGCTGCTCGGTTTGGCTGTCGATATTCGCTGTCGCCTCGTCAAAGATTAAAATCGGCGTCTGCCGTAAAACCGCCCGAGCAATGCTAACAAGTTGCTTTTGGCCGGCGGACAGGGAGGTGCCCCCTTCAGATATCATCGTCTGATAGCCTTCGGGTAAGTTGGAGATAAAGTCATGGGCACCGGAGAATTTCGCGGCCGCTTCAACTTCTTCATCAGAGTAAGCCCCGTTCAGGCGAATATTATCATAGAAATTCCCATAGAACATGAAGCTATCTTGTTGGACAAAGCTAAGCTGTGAGCGCAAACTTTCCTTGGTATAGGCCCGAATGCTCCGACCATCATACAAGATCTCCCCCGTCTCAAATTCATAAAAGCGCATTAGAAGATTAATCAAAGTACTCTTGCCCGCTCCCGTATGACCCACAAAGGCTAACATCTCCCCGGCCTCACCCGTTAAATGAATATCTTCTAAGACCGGTGTTACCCCATCATAGGAGAAACTTAAATCACGCATGGTTAAGCTACCATCCATAGCCACATCCAAAGCATCTGGTGCTTGCTTCGGTTCCAAACGCTCATCAGCTAAGAGATTCATACCCCGATGGCCGGCAACTAAGGCATCTTGATACTGACTAAGACTGTCCATCATCTGTGCAATAGGACTAAAGAAAGATTGGGCATAAGACGTGAAGGCGTAAACCAAGCCAACTTCCAGGGCATGGCCATGCGTCAGCAAATAACCGAACAAGAGAATGACCGTCGCTAAGACGACTTGTTGAATTAAATTCACCGCCGGATTTAACAAGAGCGCATTCATCTTGAACATCCGAATCCGCGCGTCCACATAATGCGCATCAATCGCTTCAAACTCCGCTGCCATCCGCTCTTCCTGATTAAAGTGCTGAATCACCCGCATGCCACCAATCGATTCACTCAAACGTGCATTAACTTGCGCAAGGGCATCCCGCATACGTTGGTACACGAGGGTCGAAGTTTTCTGATAGGTATAAATAAGTATGAGGACTAAGGGCACGAAAGCCATAAAAACCCAGGAAATCCGTGCACTCAAGGAGACCATCGCAAAGCCAATCATAATCGCATTGGTCAACCCATCGAAGAAACTCAAGAACACATTCCAGAATTCTTTAATCGTCTCCGTATCATTGGTAATCCGCGAGACAACTTCCCCGTTCGGCGTCGTATGGAAATAAGCCATATTCATCTGGCCCAATTTACGATAAAGACGGTTGCGCATCTTGGCCACCGATCCTTCAGAGGCCAGCTTAAAAAGATAGTCTTGCACATAACCCATAGTACTGCGCACCAGTTCCAAGCCGATATAGACGCAGGCAACGCCCAAGGTCAACCTCAAATTGGCCCGTCCTGGAGCTAGTACCTCATCGATATAGCGCTGAACAATAATCGGCAAATAAGCTGCAATAGTTGAAGCAATCAACATCAAAAGCATCGACAAGGCGAAATACCGCCGATACCCTTGTGTAAAGGCCAGCAGATAACGCAAAATCTCCCCCTGTTCTCGTAAATTAAAACGTCGTTTCTTCTGCATCTTCTACCTCCTCTCCACTTAATTTACGCTCCAATTGCTGCTGTTCGTACATTTTGTTATACCAGCCGTCTGCTTGGATTAATTCACCGTGACTACCGCGCTCAACTACCCGGCCTTTGCGCAAGACAAGAATTTCATCAGCGCCTTGAACAGTACTCATGCGATGAGCTGCGATAATATTCATTTGACCGCGCCGTTCTTCCTGTAAATTCGCCAAAATTTGCCGCTCCGTCTTGGCATCCACAGCCGATAGGGCATCATCAAATAAGAGCAAGTCTGGTTCCATGGCTAGCGTCCGGGCAATCGTCACCCTTTGCCGCTGACCACCAGATAAGGATACACCGCGCTCACCAACTTGGGTATCATAACCTTGCGGCAAGGCTAGAATATCCTCATGAACAGCCGCAAGTTTGGCATAGCGCTCAACTTCTGCCTGGCTTAATTCCGGGCGACCAAAGCGGATGTTATCCCGGATTGTGGTTGAAAAGAGGCGCCCATTCTGGCTGACATAACCAATTTGCTCATGAAGGACGTTTAAATCTAGCCGGTTAATAGAATCCTGGCCATAAGTCAACGTACCTGCATCAATATCATAAGAGCGGACCAGCAATTCAAAGATGGTTGATTTCCCAGAACCCGTTGGCCCCACTAGACCCAGTGTCTGGCCCGCTTCCAATTGAAAGGCCACATCCACCAAAGTCGGCTCCTGGCTTTCAGGATAGGTGAAACGCTCAATTTCTACCTTTAACGGTGCCGCCTTAAAGTTGGTTACAGCACCATGAGGATTTTCAATCATTGCTTCCTCATCCAAAAGCGCCATCACCCGGTCATAACTCACATTCCCCCGCTCCAGGGTATTAGCCAGACGACCGACCGCAATTAAAGGATACACCATCGTCCCTAAATAACTAAAGTAAGCCACCAAGTCTCCAATCGAAATACGGCCAGCTTGGACGAAATAAGTACCAAGGAACAAGGTTAAGCCATAGGTCAAGGCTGTTACCAAGCGAATTGCAGGCGTATAAGCCGCATCTAGGCGGTAAGCTTGCCGGTTCTGCTCAACCACATCTGCCGTTTGCTCCTCGAAGGCCCGATAATTCGCCTCCTCTTCGCCAAAGGTCTTAATGACTTGCATGCCCGCCACTGATTCCTGCACATGATCATTCATCCGCGAGAAAGACGCCATAGCTTTCTGATAGTGGCCATTAATGCGCCGGGTTAAGACACGCACCACAAAAGGTAGTAGCAGAAACGGTAAATTCGTCAATACCGTTAATTGCCCATCGATAAAGACAACCATAGACGTAAGCGTGACGAGACTAATCGCAATAGAGTCCGTCAACGTAATAATCCCACCACCTGCCACAAATTTAATATAATTCAAATCATTCGTCGCATGCGCCAACAAATCCCCTGTCCGATAGCGATCAAAGAACGCCGCATCCATCTTCAAGAAATGATGATACAGCCGTTTGCGAAGCGTGGATTCTAAAAGCGTCGAATTGGTAAAGAGCTGACTGCGCCAAATATAACGAAAGACATACATTACCAGACCAATCCCGAGCACCCAGCTAGCATGTTCTAACGTCGCTTGCCACGTCAACGTTCCCGCCAATAGTAAGTCGACGAAATTCCCCACAATCAGTGGAACAATCGCCGTCAGAATCGCACAGACCACCAATAACAACACGACAATCCCATAACTCTGCCAACGCCACTTAAAAAACCAAGCTAATTTGCGATAAATCGCCACATATATTCCCCCACTTCATCAAAAAATATTTATTCTGAACCATTGCGTCCAGAATAAATATTCAGTTACTGCTAGTTTATGCTTCAGCTTCAATCTGCTTTAAGGCTTCAACGAAATACGCCACTGGTTGCGCCCCGGCGACCGCATACTGGTCATTAAATACATAGAAGGGCACCCCTTCTAAGTCCATATCGACAGCTTGTTGAATATCCTCGTTAACAACCTCATAGTAGACTGAATCATCCAAGAGAATTGCCTCCACCTGATCTAAGTCTAAGCCGATTTCTTCCGAAAGTTCCCTTAACGTCTGGGCATCTTCGATATTCAAACCTTCCGTAAAGTGGGCTTGGTATAAGCGGTTAAAGAAAACTTGCCCTTGCCCCACTTCTTTGGCATATTGAAAGATACGATGCGCTGTGAATGTATTGGCCGGAATAGCCTGAGCGAAGTTAAAGGCCAAGCCACTGGCTGCACCATTCTGAGCAATGTGATGAAATATTTGGTCCACTTGCGCCTCAGGCATGCTCTGTCTCTCCACCATATACGTCTGATAATCTAAGCCCTCAACATAATGGGCATCCGCTTCCAATTCATAGGAATGGTAATTCAGCTCCGCAGCAAGCCCCACTTCTGCCAAGGCCTGCTTCAAATGACTCTCCCCCAAATAACAGAATGGGCACGTAAAGTCCGACCATACATCAATTTTCATCCTCTTTCTCCCCTTTCTCCACTTGCTTACCTATATCCAGCATTTGGATAACCGGTGCCGCCTCACTATCTCTACTCTTCGTCTCTTTTAGACTGCAAATGCCTATGGTTAAGTCACAAGCCCAATGATGCTGCTCTTTTTCTGTCACGCTTCGGACCCCCTCACACAATTTACAACCAAACTTCTCGCAAGTGTTCCTCCTTAGCACCAACCGTCGCCTGCTCACCGTCCGTAATGAGAGGACGCTTCACCAACATGCCGTTTTCGCTCAGAAGCTTCACCACGTCCGCTTCGCTCATATCGGCCAACTTATCTTTCAAGCCCAGCTCTCGGTATAAACCGCCCGAAGTGTTCATCACCTTACGCACTTGATGATCCACGCCAGCTAAAGCCAAGCGAATCTCGGCTTCCGTCGGTGGATTCTCCCGAATATCAATCATGTCGGTATGTTCAAGGCCATGATCATCGAGAAACTTTTGCCCCCGTTTAGCGGTAGTACAATGTTTTAAACCATAAATTTTAAGCATAACCTTCTCCTTTTTGCCTAAGTATAGCACACCTTACTTAGTGAGCATATTTTTTGAGCTTTTGGCAAAAATTATTAAGCTTAGAGCAGAAAATAAATTTGGAGGGATTGTTATGTAAGAAAGAAAAGCAGTGGAACGTCGTCGTTATACCATCCGTGCCATTAATACCGGAGGACGCAATGGGGAAAGTCGACTCCTGGATGGCTCCTTGTCTTTTCAAGCTTCCATGCCTAAAGAAATGGGCGGTACCGGTGAAGGAGTCAACCCTGAGCAACTTTTAGCCCTTGGTTGGAGTGCTTGCTACCATTCTGCTTTGGAACGCCATAAGAAAGATGCCGGGGTTGACGCTCCATCGAAAGTTGCCGTAGAAATCGGTTTAAATACCGACCCAGAAATAGGCGGCTTTAAATTATCTGCAATCATCGAAGTTGACATTGAAGGAGTCAACCGCGAAACCGTCCAAGCCTTAGCTGATAAGGCCCACGGCGACTGCGCTTATTCCAAAGCAACGCGCAACAATATCGATGTTCAAGTCCAGGTAACCGAGCCACACTTTATTGAAGATGTGCAGTAAACTTTGGGAGAGTTTAGCTTTCAGCTTGCTTGCATTCATAAGCTACTCGACTACCATAGCTAAGTTATAACATAAGAAGAAGCATCTCCTTAACGGTTTGTGTTGTTAAGGAGATGCTTTTACTTTTATTTAGTAAATAAGTCGACTAATGACGCTTAATAGCGCATTCTGGCTGTAATTTGAATATCATCCGGTAGATGATCAGCATCGAGCACAAATACTTTCCCGCGATTCATCAATACACGGTCGACGATTTGGTGAATGACATCGTTTGCGTCAGATTCCGCATCATACCGGCCCATTTCATCCATAGTACCCGGAGCTTCGTAACCCTTCTGTAAGACGAGTTCCTCAATACGCCCTTCGTTCGCTCTTACAGCTAAATCTTCAAGGTGATTATCCACTCGGAATTCTGGCGAGGTTTCTTGGAAGCGTTCAACAAGTACTTCGCGTTCTTTTTGGATGACTTGTTCTAACTTATCAAGGGTCTTAGCTTTGATCTCTTGATCAGCTAAATTCGCCCCTGATTCACTCACACCCACCTCTAACAGATGTTCGTTGCTGGTAATATCACGGTAAACTGCTTGGTTCTCATCCAAGGCAAAAAGCATAAGCGGTTTCTGCTCAGGGTTTGAGTAATTGCGGTAAATATACTCATCGACAGCTCGGAAGTAGTTCTCACGGTCAATGTCTTTCTCTTGAGAGGTTTCTTGATGACCATGATAGAAGGCCCCGGTTGCTCCGCCCCGATTGTATGTACCATAGTTTAAATTGCCGCCATCCAATTCGGTTCCTAAAGCATCCGCCTTGGTTTGCGGTGCATCCTCATCTTGTTCTTTTAAATCTACTTCTGAGAAGACATCACCCGTTACGTGGAAGAAGCGAATATCTTCTTGATTTAATACCAGTAAATCAAAGTCATTCGTATATTGGAAATATTCCGTTAGCGGCAAGAGATTCGCTTTCGTATCCAACTGAACCACTTCGTCAACTGGTAAACCTAAGTGGTAATAGTAG
This region of Suicoccus acidiformans genomic DNA includes:
- a CDS encoding amidohydrolase, which produces MSLKEQLFEKIDAKTERMIDIRRYLHEHPELSFEEEKTGQYIVDFYKDLPHDGIETNVGGMNGSVVTIQGGQAGPTIALRADFDALPIQEDTGLPFASKVDGVMHACGHDGHTAYLLILAESLIELKDQIKGTVKIVHQPAEEVSPGGAKTILESGLLDDVEAMFGIHVMTNAQTGIVQVRKGNVQTGRSNFSMTVRGKSGHGSSPHQANDAIVAAAAFVTNVQSMISRRIDPFDMAVFTIGNFDGTGQANVINDHVQLDGDVRTMSTQASETIMKYMHHFADGIREMYQVDVDLDFAYDYPVLHNDEGVTERVWKALEDMNVPGVELEESPKQAPSEDFAFYAEKIPATFFYVGCTPEGQEAFPHHHPKFFMDEQALTISVKAMATVVDEFVG
- a CDS encoding dihydroorotate dehydrogenase; amino-acid sequence: MTNRLEVQLPGMTLKNPIIPASGCVGYGESLSEKYDLGLLGSLVIKSTTLEERLGNPDPKYAHTKDGILNAVGLKNPGIDVVMAEKLPFLAQFDLPIIASVAGSTEEDYIAVCEQITQAENVKAIELNVSCPNVKEGGITFGTDPDIVAQLVRKVKAVITVPLYVKLTPNVTDITVIAKAVEEAGADAITAINTVTGLAINVETGQPMLGNVTGGLSGSSLKHIALRMVHQIASTVDIPVIGVGGISTVDDVLEMLMVGATAVQIGSVNYANPMAGPDIIEALPKRMDELGIEILADIKRFDA
- a CDS encoding dihydroorotase yields the protein MTLIKNGRLVDAHASYQADIQLKDGQIVAIGQDLPAADGERVIDATGKVVMPAFVELHAHFRDPGFTYKEDLASGSQAALQGGFGTVNLMANTKPVVDTPEVYEDIMARGKELDLINIFQNYAVSKNLAGEEFVDFATIPESVKFLSDDGFGLFNNKQTFELFEILRDKGLGIMIHEEDKELSEIDYRYAEDVHTWRDVYFAGKIGNPVHFCHVSTEDSLDAVRYGKAKGWPVTMEVTPHHIYLYDSDYKVHPPIRAKADVEALIAGILDGTVDAIATDHAPHSAEDKANGSPGMIGLETAFPITYKVLVEEYGQPLELVARLMSSRPAEIMGLNKGRLEVGYDADLTVIDLEKTYTATNFASKSQNSPFTGESFNGLIEMTIVGGEVKFERENE
- a CDS encoding aspartate carbamoyltransferase regulatory subunit; amino-acid sequence: MLEVTSIENGIVIDHIHPGHGIKIFNLLRLDQFDDRVALMMNVDSQLQGRKDIIKIQGDLTHMDFDILGVVDPHITVNYIQNGQIIKKGSVELPERIHSYLSCTNPRCITQTERYAQPSFVLVDAEESVYACEYCDHLYDAEEIK
- the pyrB gene encoding aspartate carbamoyltransferase, with the protein product MALASNHLININDFSVSEINEVLTLAQEIIKCPNDYSHLCDGIILGTLFFEPSTRTRLSFESAIRRLGGSSIGFSEASSSSTAKGETLADTIRTVSQYTDIIAMRHPKEGSAMIARQASGVPLINAGDGGHQHPTQTLTDLLTILETKGTLEGLTIGLCGDLKFGRTVHSLIHMMIQYPNNRFVLISPEELVVPDYILMLLKQQNVEFVMEERLEHVIDQLDVLYMTRVQKERFFNEADYERLKDSYILDIYKLKLAKADLAILHPLPRVNEIHVEVDADPRAKYFDQVGYGVKVRMALILKLLGVK
- a CDS encoding ABC transporter ATP-binding protein — its product is MQKKRRFNLREQGEILRYLLAFTQGYRRYFALSMLLMLIASTIAAYLPIIVQRYIDEVLAPGRANLRLTLGVACVYIGLELVRSTMGYVQDYLFKLASEGSVAKMRNRLYRKLGQMNMAYFHTTPNGEVVSRITNDTETIKEFWNVFLSFFDGLTNAIMIGFAMVSLSARISWVFMAFVPLVLILIYTYQKTSTLVYQRMRDALAQVNARLSESIGGMRVIQHFNQEERMAAEFEAIDAHYVDARIRMFKMNALLLNPAVNLIQQVVLATVILLFGYLLTHGHALEVGLVYAFTSYAQSFFSPIAQMMDSLSQYQDALVAGHRGMNLLADERLEPKQAPDALDVAMDGSLTMRDLSFSYDGVTPVLEDIHLTGEAGEMLAFVGHTGAGKSTLINLLMRFYEFETGEILYDGRSIRAYTKESLRSQLSFVQQDSFMFYGNFYDNIRLNGAYSDEEVEAAAKFSGAHDFISNLPEGYQTMISEGGTSLSAGQKQLVSIARAVLRQTPILIFDEATANIDSQTEQQIQESLGQIRQKHTLIVIAHRLSTIKDADQIFVLEHGKIIESGQHDALIAQEGTYYDMYRLQSLQGQTMG
- a CDS encoding ABC transporter ATP-binding protein, which gives rise to MAIYRKLAWFFKWRWQSYGIVVLLLVVCAILTAIVPLIVGNFVDLLLAGTLTWQATLEHASWVLGIGLVMYVFRYIWRSQLFTNSTLLESTLRKRLYHHFLKMDAAFFDRYRTGDLLAHATNDLNYIKFVAGGGIITLTDSIAISLVTLTSMVVFIDGQLTVLTNLPFLLLPFVVRVLTRRINGHYQKAMASFSRMNDHVQESVAGMQVIKTFGEEEANYRAFEEQTADVVEQNRQAYRLDAAYTPAIRLVTALTYGLTLFLGTYFVQAGRISIGDLVAYFSYLGTMVYPLIAVGRLANTLERGNVSYDRVMALLDEEAMIENPHGAVTNFKAAPLKVEIERFTYPESQEPTLVDVAFQLEAGQTLGLVGPTGSGKSTIFELLVRSYDIDAGTLTYGQDSINRLDLNVLHEQIGYVSQNGRLFSTTIRDNIRFGRPELSQAEVERYAKLAAVHEDILALPQGYDTQVGERGVSLSGGQRQRVTIARTLAMEPDLLLFDDALSAVDAKTERQILANLQEERRGQMNIIAAHRMSTVQGADEILVLRKGRVVERGSHGELIQADGWYNKMYEQQQLERKLSGEEVEDAEETTF
- a CDS encoding DsbA family oxidoreductase, with translation MKIDVWSDFTCPFCYLGESHLKQALAEVGLAAELNYHSYELEADAHYVEGLDYQTYMVERQSMPEAQVDQIFHHIAQNGAASGLAFNFAQAIPANTFTAHRIFQYAKEVGQGQVFFNRLYQAHFTEGLNIEDAQTLRELSEEIGLDLDQVEAILLDDSVYYEVVNEDIQQAVDMDLEGVPFYVFNDQYAVAGAQPVAYFVEALKQIEAEA
- a CDS encoding Spx/MgsR family RNA polymerase-binding regulatory protein, producing MLKIYGLKHCTTAKRGQKFLDDHGLEHTDMIDIRENPPTEAEIRLALAGVDHQVRKVMNTSGGLYRELGLKDKLADMSEADVVKLLSENGMLVKRPLITDGEQATVGAKEEHLREVWL
- a CDS encoding organic hydroperoxide resistance protein, translating into MERRRYTIRAINTGGRNGESRLLDGSLSFQASMPKEMGGTGEGVNPEQLLALGWSACYHSALERHKKDAGVDAPSKVAVEIGLNTDPEIGGFKLSAIIEVDIEGVNRETVQALADKAHGDCAYSKATRNNIDVQVQVTEPHFIEDVQ